One Candidatus Cloacimonadota bacterium genomic region harbors:
- the kdsA gene encoding 3-deoxy-8-phosphooctulonate synthase — MKLYNKILHSRPFFLIAGPCVIENYDITMRVAEKLTELTSQRGLTFIYKSSYLKANRTSESSFSGLGQEEGLKILSRIKHALDIPILTDIHEAEEADITAEVADIIQIPAFLSRQTFLLKAAARTNRIVNIKKGQFMAPEDMSSVTEKILAENNSQILLTERGTFFGYHNLVVDFRSFPIMKQLGYPVVFDITHSLQMPSISKVSGGTPELAPMMAKAGLATGMVDGLFLETHPEPAEALSDGMSMIKLELLSQILDGLLELVERS; from the coding sequence ATGAAATTATACAACAAGATTCTTCACAGTAGGCCTTTCTTTCTTATTGCCGGTCCTTGTGTAATCGAGAATTATGACATAACTATGCGGGTCGCAGAGAAACTGACTGAACTCACTTCTCAGCGAGGACTAACGTTTATTTATAAATCCTCTTATCTCAAAGCTAACAGAACATCAGAGTCATCATTCAGTGGTTTGGGTCAAGAGGAGGGGCTAAAAATACTATCAAGAATCAAACATGCTCTTGATATTCCTATATTGACTGATATTCACGAAGCAGAAGAAGCAGATATCACAGCTGAGGTAGCAGATATTATACAAATTCCAGCATTTCTTTCTCGTCAGACGTTTCTCTTAAAAGCAGCAGCAAGAACAAACAGAATCGTTAATATTAAAAAGGGACAATTTATGGCGCCAGAAGACATGAGTTCAGTGACAGAAAAAATCTTAGCTGAGAATAACTCCCAGATTTTACTCACAGAACGAGGAACTTTTTTTGGGTATCATAATCTGGTAGTAGATTTTCGCTCTTTTCCGATCATGAAACAACTTGGTTATCCGGTTGTGTTTGATATAACCCATAGCTTACAGATGCCTTCCATATCTAAAGTATCCGGAGGTACTCCCGAACTGGCACCTATGATGGCAAAAGCAGGATTGGCAACCGGGATGGTGGATGGCCTTTTTTTAGAGACCCATCCTGAGCCGGCAGAAGCTTTAAGTGACGGGATGAGTATGATCAAGCTTGAACTCTTATCTCAAATCCTTGATGGACTGCTGGAACTTGTAGAGAGGTCTTAG